The Gammaproteobacteria bacterium genome includes a region encoding these proteins:
- the ptsN gene encoding PTS IIA-like nitrogen regulatory protein PtsN, whose product MEIQDIITPDRVVNDLNVSSKKRALETVSEILARGSQSLASQDVCESLFAREKLGSTSIGSGVAIPHGRLKNTEQTIAAFIKLEQGIDYDAIDKQAVDLIFALLVPENSTQEHLNLLAEIAEMFSIETIREKIRQCEDADSLCHLLQNWKNHINN is encoded by the coding sequence ATGGAAATTCAAGACATTATTACACCGGATCGGGTCGTCAACGATCTAAATGTCAGCAGCAAGAAAAGAGCATTGGAAACTGTCAGCGAGATCCTCGCCAGAGGCAGTCAATCTTTAGCCTCTCAGGATGTTTGTGAAAGTCTGTTTGCACGGGAAAAGCTGGGAAGCACCTCCATTGGCAGTGGCGTTGCCATACCTCACGGACGACTGAAAAACACAGAGCAAACCATAGCCGCTTTCATCAAGCTGGAACAAGGCATTGACTATGACGCCATTGACAAACAAGCTGTCGACTTGATTTTTGCACTACTGGTACCTGAAAACTCCACTCAAGAACACTTGAATTTACTGGCGGAAATCGCCGAAATGTTCAGCATCGAGACCATTCGGGAGAAAATCCGCCAATGCGAGGATGCAGATAGCCTGTGCCATCTGCTTCAAAATTGGAAAAATCACATCAATAATTAG
- the hprK gene encoding HPr(Ser) kinase/phosphatase — MSQEQITAEKLFGAHKNRLLLQWIAGHSGAKRTVQFVDQSLQPSASLIGHLNAVHPNQVQVLGPWETDYLEGLGKNTYHDVISQLFANQPVAVIVTDSITPPAQLVEAAQSSGTPLLTSPMPSQKLINRMQYYLEHTLAERIVLHGVFMEVYGLGVLLRGESGIGKSELALELINRGHRLIADDAPEFSRIAPDAIKGLCPPALQDFLEVRGLGVLNIREMFGDSAIKPSKNLRLIVKLSYIKPDQEYNLDRLMGTKQNFTLLDVDISEVTIPVAPGRNLAVLVEAATRQYIQLLSGYDAVKDFMQKQKQLLEPSSE, encoded by the coding sequence ATGTCACAAGAACAAATCACAGCGGAAAAACTTTTTGGTGCTCACAAAAACCGCTTGTTGTTGCAGTGGATTGCAGGGCACTCCGGCGCAAAGCGAACCGTTCAGTTTGTGGACCAAAGCCTGCAACCCAGCGCCAGCCTGATCGGACATCTCAATGCGGTACACCCAAACCAGGTCCAGGTTTTGGGCCCCTGGGAAACAGACTACCTGGAGGGCTTGGGAAAAAACACCTATCACGACGTCATATCACAATTATTCGCCAATCAACCCGTAGCGGTCATCGTCACTGACTCCATCACACCACCGGCCCAGCTCGTTGAAGCAGCACAAAGTTCCGGTACGCCTTTACTGACCTCGCCCATGCCCAGCCAAAAATTGATAAATCGCATGCAGTATTATCTGGAACATACATTAGCGGAGCGAATCGTCCTGCACGGTGTTTTTATGGAAGTCTATGGTTTGGGTGTACTATTGCGCGGCGAAAGCGGTATTGGTAAAAGCGAGCTGGCACTGGAGCTGATCAACCGCGGCCACCGCCTGATTGCCGATGACGCTCCGGAATTTTCCCGAATTGCCCCCGATGCCATTAAAGGCTTGTGCCCGCCCGCACTACAGGATTTTCTGGAAGTCCGTGGGCTAGGGGTCTTGAATATACGGGAAATGTTTGGTGACAGCGCCATAAAACCATCGAAAAATCTGCGTTTGATTGTAAAGCTCTCGTATATTAAGCCCGACCAGGAGTATAATCTGGATCGCCTGATGGGGACGAAACAAAACTTTACCTTATTGGATGTGGACATTTCTGAAGTGACAATACCGGTGGCACCCGGACGCAACTTGGCTGTGTTGGTTGAGGCAGCGACACGGCAGTATATACAACTTTTGTCAGGATACGACGCCGTCAAAGACTTCATGCAAAAACAAAAACAATTATTGGAACCGTCTTCCGAATGA